The following proteins are encoded in a genomic region of Struthio camelus isolate bStrCam1 chromosome 3, bStrCam1.hap1, whole genome shotgun sequence:
- the MCPH1 gene encoding microcephalin isoform X10, translated as MEPILKGISAFVEVWSSNRTENYSKTFEQQLLDMGAKVSKTFNKQVTHVVFKEGRLATWRKAQKTGVKIVSVLWVEKCRETGVRVDESLFPAVYTNEGLPLLIKKHKCMQPKDFVEKTPENDRKLQRRLDQMAKELAIQKTASNAEADIPVLLFEDDGSLVYSPVNKIKDQCSAMERRIKEMKEKRENLSLTASQISQILPCNSPKDCPPSTCVLTDSADALPEKQMEDCLNSSFDDLWGTDKFKRRKTEVAEHISDAQSDVCVSKSASVNSPSCSYDQKTLTPKQSNRRCLGKKQILQHTSDGKLSSEKKDFKKFPNKNQIDENTITPSAANKSSLLQIKGLRHVTPSEETVQLHTTPALIGSLSNSPVSHEGLSICSFGRNVPVDVRVCTLEDKRKKKPKVRSSLKLTASKLGASESEKEILQAVPTYNKPLCSEEAAYEDYFSSSNLNENELQIWVPKKAQNPPEVCCNDSFRKIESLDVSFCKPHSTSEKSREKYIPANDVSVENDFKPNEHPESIPLNCMSDGENTENTEALDSDIVDRHALDKSYKTNMNCYTHATGDENEVSECHVTDGSCKLFNEQENKLNGGLRKNRRLQKPTRTLVMTSMSSDIDMWRTHLRIVVTGHHVTKYRSVFYMAIYMVGVVFFCFLF; from the exons ATGGAGCCCATACTGAAAG GTATTTCAGCATTTGTAGAAGTTTGGTCATCCAACAGAACAGAAAACTACTCAAAAACCTTTGAACAGCAACTTCTTGATATGGGAGCAAAA GTTTCAAAAACTTTCAACAAGCAGGTGACCCATGTAGTCTTCAAAGAAGGACGTTTGGCTACATGGAGGAAAGCACAGAAGACTGGTGTGAAAATAGTTTCTGTACTCTGGGTGGAAAA ATGTCGAGAAACTGGAGTACGTGTTGATGAATCTTTATTTCCTGCAGTATACACTAATGAAGGATTACCCTTGCTGATTAAAAAA CACAAATGTATGCAGCCAAAAGACTTCGTTGAAAAAACTCCAGAAAATGATAGAAAGCTGCAGAGAAGACTCGACCAGATGGCTAAAGAATTAGCCATACAAAAAACAGCAAGTAATGCTG AAGCTGATATACCAGTTTTATTATTTGAAGATGATGGTTCACTTGTCTATAGCCCCGTTAACAAGATAAAAGATCAATGCAGTGCAATGGAAAGAAGAATAAAGGagatgaaggaaaagagagaaaatctctCTCTTACTG CTTCACAGATATCTCAGATACTTCCATGTAATTCACCAAAAGACTGCCCCCCATCAACCTGCGTTTTGACTGATTCAGCAGATGCATTGCCAG AAAAACAGATGGAGGACTGCTTAAACTCAAGTTTTGATGATCTTTGGGGAACTGATAAATTCAAAAGACGGAAAACAGAGGTAGCTGAGCACATCTCTGATGCTCAGAGTGATGTATGTGTTTCCAAGAGCGCGTCAGTGAATTCTCCTTCATGTAGCTATGACCAGAAGACATTAACCCCAAAGCAATCTAACAGGAGATGCTTAGgtaaaaaacagattttgcaaCACACTTCGGATGGTAAAttgtcttcagaaaagaaagattttaaaaagtttccaaACAAAAATCAGATTGATGAAAATACCATAACTCCTTCAGCTGCAAACAAAAGTTCACTTCTCCAAATCAAGGGCTTGCGTCATGTTACTCCTTCCGAAGAAACAGTCCAGTTGCATACTACTCCTGCTTTGATTGGCAGTCTCTCTAATTCACCAGTGAGCCACGAAGGCTTAAGTATATGTTCATTTGGTAGAAATGTTCCTGTTGACGTAAGGGTTTGTACTCTTGaagacaaaaggaagaagaaaccaaAAGTACGATCTAGTTTGAAACTGACTGCCTCCAAACTGGGTGCATCAGAGTCTGAAAAGGAAATCTTGCAAGCTGTTCCTACATATAACAAGCCGTTGTGCAGTGAGGAGGCTGCTTATGAAGACTACTTTTCATCATCtaatttgaatgaaaatgaaCTACAGATATGGGTaccaaaaaaagcacaaaatcctCCTGAAGTTTGTTGCAATGACTCTTTTAGAAAAATAGAGTCGCTTGATGTGAGTTTCTGCAAGCCTCATTCTACCTCTGAGAAAAGTAGGGAAAAATATATTCCAGCAAATGATGTTTCAGTAGAAAATGACTTCAAACCAAATGAACATCCAGAAAGCATACCATTAAATTGTATGTCAGATGGTGAAAACACAGAGAATACAGAAGCTCTAGATTCTGATATTGTGGATAGACATGCTCTCGACAAATCGTACAAAACCAACATGAATTGCTATACTCATGCTACTG GTGATGAAAATGAAGTTTCAGAGTGTCATGTTACTGATGGCTCTTGCAAACTTTTTAATGAACAAGAGAATAAGCTCAATGGGGGGTTAAGAAAAAATAGAAGACTTCAAAAG
- the MCPH1 gene encoding microcephalin isoform X9: protein MEPILKGISAFVEVWSSNRTENYSKTFEQQLLDMGAKVSKTFNKQVTHVVFKEGRLATWRKAQKTGVKIVSVLWVEKCRETGVRVDESLFPAVYTNEGLPLLIKKHKCMQPKDFVEKTPENDRKLQRRLDQMAKELAIQKTASNAEADIPVLLFEDDGSLVYSPVNKIKDQCSAMERRIKEMKEKRENLSLTASQISQILPCNSPKDCPPSTCVLTDSADALPEKQMEDCLNSSFDDLWGTDKFKRRKTEVAEHISDAQSDVCVSKSASVNSPSCSYDQKTLTPKQSNRRCLGKKQILQHTSDGKLSSEKKDFKKFPNKNQIDENTITPSAANKSSLLQIKGLRHVTPSEETVQLHTTPALIGSLSNSPVSHEGLSICSFGRNVPVDVRVCTLEDKRKKKPKVRSSLKLTASKLGASESEKEILQAVPTYNKPLCSEEAAYEDYFSSSNLNENELQIWVPKKAQNPPEVCCNDSFRKIESLDVSFCKPHSTSEKSREKYIPANDVSVENDFKPNEHPESIPLNCMSDGENTENTEALDSDIVDRHALDKSYKTNMNCYTHATGKIHFRITSKEEDAAVVTFFLNGISDENEVSECHVTDGSCKLFNEQENKLNGGLRKNRRLQKPTRTLVMTSMSSDIDMWRTHLRIVVTGHHVTKYRSVFYMAIYMVGVVFFCFLF, encoded by the exons ATGGAGCCCATACTGAAAG GTATTTCAGCATTTGTAGAAGTTTGGTCATCCAACAGAACAGAAAACTACTCAAAAACCTTTGAACAGCAACTTCTTGATATGGGAGCAAAA GTTTCAAAAACTTTCAACAAGCAGGTGACCCATGTAGTCTTCAAAGAAGGACGTTTGGCTACATGGAGGAAAGCACAGAAGACTGGTGTGAAAATAGTTTCTGTACTCTGGGTGGAAAA ATGTCGAGAAACTGGAGTACGTGTTGATGAATCTTTATTTCCTGCAGTATACACTAATGAAGGATTACCCTTGCTGATTAAAAAA CACAAATGTATGCAGCCAAAAGACTTCGTTGAAAAAACTCCAGAAAATGATAGAAAGCTGCAGAGAAGACTCGACCAGATGGCTAAAGAATTAGCCATACAAAAAACAGCAAGTAATGCTG AAGCTGATATACCAGTTTTATTATTTGAAGATGATGGTTCACTTGTCTATAGCCCCGTTAACAAGATAAAAGATCAATGCAGTGCAATGGAAAGAAGAATAAAGGagatgaaggaaaagagagaaaatctctCTCTTACTG CTTCACAGATATCTCAGATACTTCCATGTAATTCACCAAAAGACTGCCCCCCATCAACCTGCGTTTTGACTGATTCAGCAGATGCATTGCCAG AAAAACAGATGGAGGACTGCTTAAACTCAAGTTTTGATGATCTTTGGGGAACTGATAAATTCAAAAGACGGAAAACAGAGGTAGCTGAGCACATCTCTGATGCTCAGAGTGATGTATGTGTTTCCAAGAGCGCGTCAGTGAATTCTCCTTCATGTAGCTATGACCAGAAGACATTAACCCCAAAGCAATCTAACAGGAGATGCTTAGgtaaaaaacagattttgcaaCACACTTCGGATGGTAAAttgtcttcagaaaagaaagattttaaaaagtttccaaACAAAAATCAGATTGATGAAAATACCATAACTCCTTCAGCTGCAAACAAAAGTTCACTTCTCCAAATCAAGGGCTTGCGTCATGTTACTCCTTCCGAAGAAACAGTCCAGTTGCATACTACTCCTGCTTTGATTGGCAGTCTCTCTAATTCACCAGTGAGCCACGAAGGCTTAAGTATATGTTCATTTGGTAGAAATGTTCCTGTTGACGTAAGGGTTTGTACTCTTGaagacaaaaggaagaagaaaccaaAAGTACGATCTAGTTTGAAACTGACTGCCTCCAAACTGGGTGCATCAGAGTCTGAAAAGGAAATCTTGCAAGCTGTTCCTACATATAACAAGCCGTTGTGCAGTGAGGAGGCTGCTTATGAAGACTACTTTTCATCATCtaatttgaatgaaaatgaaCTACAGATATGGGTaccaaaaaaagcacaaaatcctCCTGAAGTTTGTTGCAATGACTCTTTTAGAAAAATAGAGTCGCTTGATGTGAGTTTCTGCAAGCCTCATTCTACCTCTGAGAAAAGTAGGGAAAAATATATTCCAGCAAATGATGTTTCAGTAGAAAATGACTTCAAACCAAATGAACATCCAGAAAGCATACCATTAAATTGTATGTCAGATGGTGAAAACACAGAGAATACAGAAGCTCTAGATTCTGATATTGTGGATAGACATGCTCTCGACAAATCGTACAAAACCAACATGAATTGCTATACTCATGCTACTG ggaaaatacatttcagaattaCATCAAAAGAAGAAGATGCTGCAGtggtgactttttttctgaatggaaTAA GTGATGAAAATGAAGTTTCAGAGTGTCATGTTACTGATGGCTCTTGCAAACTTTTTAATGAACAAGAGAATAAGCTCAATGGGGGGTTAAGAAAAAATAGAAGACTTCAAAAG